In Pirellulales bacterium, the sequence GGTGGAGGAGCTTGTTGATGAGGCGCTCGAAGGATTGCGTGATTTCAGCGCGCGAGCGGTCGGGCAGGTCGGGGAGTTTATTGAAGAGCCGGCGGAGCTCGTCGTTCTTGTGCTGCTGCCAGTCTTGTTTGACGCGCTGAATGATCGGCGCGGTGGCCCAGTGGTTCAGGTCGGCCATGAAGCGGGCCGTTTCCTGCTCGACGATGGCCTTGGCCTTGGGCCATTGCCGGGCTCGTTCCTGGCGGTTGCGCTCGCAGGCCTCGTGCAGATCGTCCAACGAATACAAATACACGTTGAGCGCGTCGCCA encodes:
- a CDS encoding glutamyl-tRNA reductase translates to RELAERWQGTAIAWEQLAEALAAADLVVSTTGAEQPIVTLEMYRQLEAERYQRDLFILDLAVPRDFEPAIGDALNVYLYSLDDLHEACERNRQERARQWPKAKAIVEQETARFMADLNHWATAPIIQRVKQDWQQHKNDELRRLFNKLPDLPDRSRAEITQSFERLINKLLHPPLESLRDEAKQGVPHGLLEAFKRLFNLKD